The Argentina anserina chromosome 5, drPotAnse1.1, whole genome shotgun sequence genome includes the window AAGGGAAATTTATTTCAACACGTGTCCAGAATAAGATATATTCAGAACAGTACCCATGATGATCATTGCACAGATCCTTAAGTTTTCTCTCATCACTCATGACCGCATCAAGCATTTTGGCCCGTCCTTCCCTATTAGTCCCCTCCACAAGTTTCTGAATAAAGTCAGTCCCAAATTGATCTACCATTAGCTCGTGCAAATGGTCATGGCCCTCATTCATAACTTCATTAAAAATCATGTCAATCTCTTCCGTCTTACCCTCCTCAATCTTCTTTCGCAAAAACCTACATCCAACGTGATCTTTGGCCACAAAAGCAATTTTTCCCCTCAACTCTTCCAAAGGGACAGAGTAATAACTTGGTATATGCTGCCGAGTTGACCCATTGCCGGGCCTTTGATTTTTGGTGGACATCAAGTTCAGGCCTTGGCCCCTCTCCTCTTGCCCGAAACGTTGTCTCCCCACCCCATTAGCAAACCTTGATCCAGTAGCAAATCTTGACCCCCTGTTAACTCCATTCCGCTGAGAAGAACTAGACCTAATTTGATTAATCTCACGACCCAATTGATCCCCAAAAATCGATTGACTACTGGTCCTACTACTATTGCTGTTATTCCGATTCCAACTATGGGGATTGAGTATTCCACTGTTAGCAGTATTGAGATTAGACTGCCTCATGTATTGCTCGGCCATCAAGAAAGCATATTGGTTTAACCTCTCCGAATAATACTCCTGCTCTAGAGTACTTAACCCACCATCGCCTACAATTGTAGAACTAGGCATGAAGTTGTTACTCTGATAGGATGTCGGCACTGAACTGCCATTATTGGATAAGCTCAGCCGATACAATGAAGCAGCCAGTTGATCATGATTCAGAGTCTGATCAGTAGAAAAATCATGAGGACCTCCCCCACCTGTTCCAAATCCCAATGTGGAAAAACCATTGTTACTATCAAACCCTAATGTCGAAAAACCACTAGTACAGTTGATCACATTGTTGGTACTGTTGTTTGCAGGAGAGAGAAGATGATCAAAGTTGGGATTAGTGTTTTGATGGAAGAGAGGGTTTTGCAAGATTGGTGGGTTTTGAAGAACGAGATTGGGCAACATCGGATCCCAATacatttgattttgagagtgatGGGGAAGGTTCTGATTTTGAGAGGGATGGTATTCCGGAAAGGAATTAGTGGTATTGTTACGGCCACTCTGAGAATTCTGATTTTCTGGCAAGTCTACAGTATTAAACCACTGATGAAGTTGAGTATAGTCCTCCCATTCTCTCTTCCTTTCCATAccttctctcttcctctccattGATATCAGTGTAACCGATCCCAAAGCAATAAAAGAAAGTGATCAGATGAACGGAGAGTCTTCAATACGGAATTAAAGGAGAGGCTGAAGGGtttctgagagagagagagagagagagagagagagagagagggtttaaGACTCTCAAAACAAGTTTGGCACGTTTTGATATTGAGATCATTAAGATAAAATATTTAGCATTGATGGAAAAGATTTACCGGACCAGAGAATATATGGGGAAGGTGTTAGAGTAATATAAGGAATCAGAAGATTAGAAGTGTTAGAGTAATATAAGGAATGTTTTTGGTCAAGAAGTTAAGAGAGGAGTGTGTTTAGGTTTAAGGTTTTATATAGGGAGCCACAGGGATCAACTGATGCTGTCGTGTTGGCATAACAAGCTCAGTCATAATTTAGAAaacaatttaaaatttattaagaaAGGATGGTGATTTGTTACGTTGGCGTATATAATTCTCTAAATTCCTAATACAGCAACTTGTGGGAGACCAAAGTAGAACGCTCGCAGTTAGTATGATCCTTCACTATGAGCCTACTGTTATGAAAGCTACAAGCTTTGTGGGGCTGGTGAAGCCTCTTAGAAGTCAGGCCTTGAACTACCTTTCAAGTCATCGACGGCTATTCGATCAGCATTCGCCCCTTGAATGTGTGCACTACAGATTTAAGGAAATACACTATATTGGCATAACAAGGTTCCATCATGCAATACGGATtaagaaaatttcaaattaattaagataaAGGATGAGAAGATATATCTAATAGATCTATACTATCATTTTCTAGATCTTAATACTGCAACTGTTGGGACACCGATGTGGCAATGTAGTCTAGCTTCGTGGGGTGTTGTGAAGGCTACAAGCTAGCTTCGAAGAGATAGTGAAGCCTGAAGCCAGGCACACTAGTCGATCATCAATGACTTTTCGATAAACATTCCCCTCATAGTTCTGATACTATCTGCGCTACACGGGCAACACGGCTCCTACACAGTTCTAAAATTCCATTCTCGAGCCTCGATCAGTACTAAAATTCCGGTAATTCCAATTGGAAACGGGGGAAGGTGGCCTGGGAATAAGAATGGTCCATTCTTATCCGCTTAATAAACCAATCTATATTCCTAGTCATTGCTCCTGAAATTCAGTCAACACTAGTGTCTTTCAAAGACTGACCCCGAAACTGACTCGGAATCTTTCGGGCCTCAGAATCGAATCAATAAACAGAAAATTTACAAGCTAGGCTCTATTATTGGTTTCAATTCATCATAAAAAAGCATGGAAGTGATGGAACAAGAGATGTGGGAAAGAAAATGGGGACTTACCATGATCAACTGGAAGGCCCAGTGGGTCATTGATTACCACATCTGCTGGCTTTGGCTTGAATCTGGCAGTGGAATACTGGGAAAGCCAGCTCTCAGCTGAAACCCCAGCAGCTTATTCTGAGGCATATTGCAGAGCTTTACTCTGTGCTGCTTCCAGACCCGCTCAAGTTTTCTGGGATTGGATTCCTTGCAGTGGGTCTTGACTCTTGAGAGACCACCATCCTCGTCTATGGTTCTTCTAAGGAAATGGAGCTAAATCTCAGAGTCTCGGAGTCTCAACTCGGTTCGCGTTTGATGtttaatttcctttttctgTCTGAAACTCTGAACTAGGTGGAGGCTTGCTTTTCATCACGTGGCAAtcacatgttcttctttatGAAATCAAAGAGTTCCGTGCACGGCACGCTACCATCGTCTTACAGAGTTTTTCCACATACCACTATAACACAGGTCAATCCAAATGCTCAACAAATTTGATGCAGGGTCCTGCGCTCGATATGGCTGGCCTATCGATCGGATCTAAGTCTTCTCCAGGCAAACTCCCCTAGTTGGGAGTGAAGGACCGTGTTTTTGGTTCACATGTGGAAGAGGTGGAGGTTGCTAGGGCTGCCGAGGCTCAACTGGTTGTGCATTTGTTCCCACATGCTCTAGGTCTTGCGTCTTCTTCGTGTCATGAGATGGAGATGCCGGTTTCAGAGGTGGTTGGGGAAATGGAGGTGGATAGGAGTCTTGTGAGGTCGGAGGATAGGGTTTCTAACCCTAAGCCTTTTAGGATGCACAAGTGATTTTGGAAACCGTGGGGCCTACAACTTTTTTAAGGCTGTGGATCCGGTACCATCTTTGGTGAATCACCTCAAGCGGCTTGCTACCACGGTGTTGCGTCGTCCATGGAAGAGGTACATGTAGAGGATATGTCGATTGTGGTACAACACAAAAATGGAAAGCTTTAGGTTTCTCCCAAGGCCAAGGCTAAATGCGGCCGTCCCAAAGGAAGTACAAATCGACATAAAGTTGCCAGAGAATTGGTTTTGGAGGAAAAAACTGAAACCAAGACTTATAAGAGGAAGTTAGCtgcaaagaagaagagaaccaAGGTAGTATTCATGCCACTGGTGGTTGAAGGATCATCTAAACAGGAATGTGTGGTTCAGAAGGAGGAATATATGGTATCGGAAGGAGTGAAGTCAGCAGTGATTTCTCCGGTGGGTGTTACACCACAGCAGGAGTCCGCTCCTTCTACTGATCAAGCATAAATTGAATCGGGTCGCAGTCTTACAATGATATGGTTGTGAAACATTTATCATGTATTCTATATCATTTGTATTATGTTAGTTTTTGTGCTTCATCGCCATGAAAATATGGGTGAATCTTGGCTTTATTAGCTAGTTTTATCTAAAAATTCTAGTTGTTGGCTAGTTTCTTAGGGATAACTAATTTGTTTAGTCATAAGAGATAACTCTTATTGTTAGTCTTTGGGCGTGTTATCTTGGTTATGCTTGCCAAAATACATTTAGTTGGACCTTCGATTAAAAGAAGCATACAAAATATGGTACACCTTATAGGGCCAATAATAAGAATTACTTTTTATGATCGAGTACCCGGTAATTAGCTGCCTATATCCCAAATAAACAGACGTACATTCATTTTTTAAGACTGCTTATAACACCTTTATTTTAATAGTCTTGAAAcactttgaaaaaaaatttaagataTTAGCCAAGCTAATCAAGACTACCCTGGCCTCCATTCAAATTAGTTATTTGGCTAGTTATAAAAATTCAGCCCACCCAAAACGTAAGACCACCTTTCAGCATATCAAGCCCAAACTAAGTCTATTCCACAAAAAACATACCAAACGCGGACCCAAAACTAAAAAAGACTAACAATAACATATCTAGTGGTTTAGCCAACTAGTGCCACCATTGAGAACACGTTTCGGCCAACCTTTGTCATCATCGACCTCAAAATTGTCGACAACATGATACCACCATAAACCAACACCCACATCTCCATCATCACCTTTCAGAAAGCTCGCCGATGATCACCACCAAGATTGCCGATCTAGTATCATCACATTGTCCAGATCAAAATGGCATAAAAAACACCAACTGATCTCGTACCCCCAAATCAAAACCAAGTCACCAAATCACCAATCTAGCCTTACTCAGCCAATTCTATCATCGACCTAACGCATCTCATTAGCAAGAGGGCTTGATGGTCTTCTACTGCCACCACCAAGAAAACTCCAAAATAAGGGAGGCCTTCTCCACCAGAGATGCAATACCATCCCATCAATCAAACAAGAATACGATAACTCTTATTTATATCACacatttctattttattatatAGCATTTAGtcatatgaattaaatttgcAAACTTGGAAGTTATATTTCATTATATTGAGAGAGATGCAACTAAACAACCCACCAACTGTTGCTCATTCTAAAGATTCATACCTCACTTTTGGAAATTATCATGAGGTACTAATGATACTTTACCTCAGGTCTAGTTTGGTTTCTTCCATCCATTATCACCATCAGTTGTTTAATTTCTCATCAATTTAAGGGGTAGTTTTGTCTATTCAATTCCCTCCAATTTCAAGTGTTGTGCTAATTAGTGAGTCTCCAAACAAGTTATATTACCACAATCAAGTTCATAAATactaatattaaaaatagttGGATTCACTACTAGGATTATGCCAATACCATACATCATTTTCTGGCTGatgttaataaaaaaattaatggcTTAGAGGGTAATGTCTAAAATCATAAATATTGAGGCATCGATTTTTAACCAATGTTAAAAATGACTTTAGACATCAGTTTTTGAAGGCAGATCTCATGAACAGTCTCCCCAAAAGCagtggagttgtctccaagggtgatacctccatgtctagcacatGAAAATCTGCAGGAAAAATCAAGTGACTGACCTGCACAAtgacatcctcaacataccccttagggtacttgGTAGATCAATATGCTAATTGGATAATCACATTATCATTCTTCAAaggtcctaatcctagtgattAATAAACATTATATGGCATGACATTTATCGaagcacctagatcaatcATAACATTATCAGATAATGTGTTACCAATTTTACATGGGACAGAAAAACTTCCCGGatccttcatcttagggggtagcttcctttggatgacagctgaaactatctcattcatcttcactacATTCTCTTTCCTAATTTGTCTTCATGAAGTGCAAAGCTATTTAagaaatttcacatatttaggGATCTTCTTGATACACTCCAACAATGGAAGGTTAACTTGCACCTTCCTAAAGAACTCTAACACCTCCTCATCAGATTtatccttcttgctctttgcaaacTTAGAAGGGAAAAGTACATACGAAATATGATTAGTTTTAACTAATTCATTTGAGTTAGCATTTGTACCTTTGTGTGCTTCATGGATCGGCACACtctccttcttggaggtagcTAGATCTTTCTCCAAGACATTCATCATAGTCATCTCGTCATCCTCCTCAAGAACATGGGCCGTTTGGGCCTTCCTAGCAACACTAGGCCGCTCCTTTAGGTCGAGCCCACTCCTTGTcatgatagcttgggcttgctcattCTTTGGGTTAGGTATAACACCACTTGGCAACTTCCCTTGCTCAGAAAAATGGCCCATGAAGTCTACTACCTGGCCCATATGCGTTTTTAGCTCCGCAATGTTCTTGCTATTCGCTTGTTGACCCATCACTAAAGTTTGAGTCACGTTATTCAATTGACTTTGTCCAGCAACTAAAGATTTCAACATctcatcataattaggagTACTAGCCACGTTGGGAGGTGGaacattgagtagtggagcttgtggtctaaacaCACTAGCCGGACGAGGCCCAAGTTACATAGCattctgatgtggccttagtaTATTCTCATTATTGGACCACCGAAAGTTTCGATGATCACGTAGGCAGAGTTGTAGGTATTCGAAAATGGAttgtacctctgacctccttgataaccaagggTATTGACTTCCTCATACACTCCACTAGAagcaacttgaggacactgatcaATAGGGTGCCCATCCGTACAGATTCCACAAACTTAAGCTCCACTAGTCTTCATGAAATGactcatcatcttggacaacttatcaaccttgtcctctagagcagagCTTGAACTCGAGTTGGTCTCATGTACCTGCCGAGTAGAACTATCAGCTGTTCCAAATTGTTGGTTGTTCATagctctcttctccaaaagatcATTTGCTACtacattgctcttgtccaaaAATGATCCACCAGTagctgaatcaaggaactTTCTTTCCATATGTAGCAATCCTTCATAGAAAATACTGAAGCAACATACCTTCTCTAATCTCATGGGATGGGCATGATGCTACAAGAGATTTGAACCTCTTATAGTAATTATAAAATGACTCATCCAGCCCTTACTTGATACCAGTTATCTGCTTCCTTATGTGAGTCACCTTTGAAGATGGAAAGTATTTTGACAGAAACTTGTTTACCATTGTTGTCTATGAAGTAATCTTACTAGCTGGCACCTCAAATAACCACTTTTGAGCTCGATTCTCTAATGAATATGGAAACTCTCTCATCTTCACTATCTGAATATCAACTCCTCTGGGGTCTCACAGTTGAACTGGAACAAAGTGAGATGTTGATTGTGGTGATCTCCTGAGAGTCCATGGAACTTAGGCAAATATGTAGGAATCCACTCTTCAACTCAAAATCACTCATCTTGCCCTCCTCTGGAACAAGGTACGCTATGTTAGAGGATGATGTCCCCCCAACTGCTCCTTCTACTTGGCCATTCTACTCTCTGATCGATACCATTTCTGGTTTTGAAACTGGGTTTTCCTCTGTTCGGCTTTAAACTGTGGGCACTGGATCAGGTAAATCGAAATTCAATTGGCCTAAAGGACACAAacttgtcaacaattctaactctggatcctcaaagaacaatgGATTAAGCCCACTGCAACTTGATGAACCTGGAAATGGCGAAATGAACCCAAAGTCTCTCtcttcgtgaaatgaatctgaCTCAATGGAAACGTTATCAAACTGAGCTTGAGgttgaattcttttcaggcgtgCACTAAACTCTTTGGACCAACCActaatcttggacattcatgAGCTTGAAAAGAACAATTATTAGTAACTTTACAAAGTATGAAATACAAGTCTAAGTAAATacaaacttttctttctttcactttcattttttttcactttcgttttcttttctttgtttgttacggattgattgttttttttttgttttttttccgaAATTTACAATTGTAAAGtattactaagtctaattgattttattcacacacaatcctaacatttaaggtacgtagagcagaggagctaattGTGAAATTGCTGAAACAGTCCCAAGTAatggtcttgctttatccgatataccttaaaagttacaatatcattttcttttgaaactatatacatctatttatacaaagttattttctaagttataaagcgaggtggaggtgcggcctaagtacgccatctagacacaaactcattacgttgtttcagaaggctggatagttataatcagagatagtcacaaggcatgACTTATTTATTagacaccacgggggccacatcCTCGAAAtgatgctttcccaatcgactccatcaccgagatgtatgtcagtttatgggcctctgagatctaATTTtctaaaccttgaaccagggtaatgaaaataacatgccccttactcagttTAGAATAACTGTGTGTTAGACTGGTCCTAAAGTgataataaaagccgccctcaaccctaAGTGACCTTAGCAAGGTATAAATTGAGGCTTAAGacaaatattaacaaaatgaagTTTACTTATTCagttcactttataacttacaataaactaagcataaataaacatttagcttccttaaaaatgtatctaagtgtaacaaattttttttacaaagttACTGTGTGTATTTTACTGTTAccgattactgttcacataaatttattattattactttttaccaatgttctaaaaatcgccGCCTAGGTGCCCGGAAACCCTTGGCCGCCGTGATTTTGGAATAAACGGCGGTGTTAGGCGGCTGGCCGATTTTTGCCCACCTATGCGGCTGGGCGGATCCTGGACCGATTTTGTCCCACCTAGGCGGCTGGGCGAATCCAGGGCggctatgttttttttttttttttagtttgtgattttgagtttgattcgGATACAAAAGAAGTActtgaatgatatggagaagaagaatttgatgagCTCCGAGGGATTATGCTTGCAAAAATGCATTCCCGTTGtttgaattatttttcttattttccaaaGGGTTGGTaaattgtgtttcttattattgattttcctaagttcattgttgttgaattgtatttcttttttttcctaagaggctaggatcattagatcaatattgttgaacatttctaaagattaagaacatatgtattttcagtattctagacattatatattttttaacatttatttcatgcattatattcttattttaattgtatttatataattatttgttattaaaaatttaaaatatatacaaaaatacaaatccGATTAATtcccgattaatcctctgggcgctggtttttagctgtccgcccgattaacgcctagcgttttttagaaccgCAAGTTTTACTGTacacaaaattaatttttacaaagataaagtttttttataatttacaagtatttttacatttttacactttataaaaaaaagtaaaaaaaaatttacagagatttacttttttttaagatgtaaaaatacttataattgtttttactgGATTTCACTGTTCACCGTACTGTTcacataatttatttttacaaatatacaatatagtacaaaatgaacacttcaaagaattgagattttctcaattcctcGACAACGCGCTAAAATGATAgaacgttaattaaaacgtctataattaaccctgtaaaacatcatcgttagtatataataagcaaggatcgttcagtccggggaattgaagggaactctaaacttttagtgttaacaaataatggggggtttgagattgattattaactactaaaataaaacctaaattactatttacatgatcgacttctctttaacaaacttaaatcaaatttaccattacaccacaaaattacaagttcaaacctatcatgcattctaatttgaccaattacatactttttagacaccaatacaattagagccttaagagatcatctaatcatgcaagatttcaattaacatctAGATTGACTTAgtgcctaatctaaatttgcatgcaatcgaattcaataacacttagagtagaaatcaaataagattacatttaagcacaaaaTCTTTGtttgagacatgtttcatgtatgacgtcacccaccatggtttcacatgcaaattccaaaaaaaggattcctaatgcaagaaggactctcaagatatcgccaatgagaccaaaacgtagaaagatgaagactcataATCCaattaggtttcctagtcctacaaaGATTCATACTCAAAGTAGAACTctttacaacaataagggctaaacaaagtacaaattgaggtaaaaacatgttaaaaacgtcgcaTAAAGTGATTCTATCAAGTAGTGTTAACCACATATATGTTGTGGTGTCCTCTCGGGGTCGAGCCACATATATTATCAAATTTTGAGTTGACACCCTACAAAAAAATTGAGCAAAGGCCACAAATATTTTGTGGGCAGGGTATTGCTTAAAATCCCATAAAATTCATACAAATGTGACATTTTGATTATTATAATATTTAAATGCCACAATTGTTTGAGTTTTTGAGATTTTAAGCAATAATCACCCACCAAAGACCATAAATTGCTCTTTTGTGGCCTTTGCTCAAATTTTTTGTAGCGACAACATCATATGCTTGAGGGTCTCACACACTATCCCCGGTCAATGGTCAATTAAAGTTAAAACCAAGAGCTATTCTTGACGGGGCTGCAGTGCCGGGAGCTCCGCGACTCCAACCTCAAAATCAGAGAATTACTCCACCAGAAATCTGGGTTGAATGGTTTGATGAATCATTGGCTTGAAGCGGAAACACAAACAATTATGTCTACCGTCAGTGTGTGAATAATTTTGAAGTTCCGTTATAACTCTTTAGTTCATCTCGGTGAAAGCTGAATTTACCTACTCACTGAAGTTACAACTATGCCCTTCCGTCTAAACCCATGTCTTCGGCGCCGGAGTGTTGCGGCGTATTCTATAATTGTCCGTGagttttttgtgttttgatcttttttttttgtagtagAATGTCATTTTCTAGCAAATGTGAGTGGTGTATCTCTGCACCACTCCAAGTAAACGAGACACAACGATAGTGAGAAGGCGGCGAGAGGGTGGTGCCCGGAGCCCTCGGCCAGTGATGTAAAGTAGTGGCTTGTGGGCCCCTCCTTGCTCGTGCGTGCTTCCCTGGACCCCCTCCCCCGGCTAGCCCAGGTCTTCCCCTTCCTTACCCGAAACACttttaaaaatagaaataccAACTTTCAACGAAAATGAAAAGTAAAGAAAAacccgaagaagaaaaagaaatttctAAAGCGGTGGGCGCTGCTGCAACTTTGACCCAGACCCattcacctctctctctctcgctctttACTTTTCTTACTTTCTCCCCCGAGCTCGAACTCGAAGTCGTCGTCGGCGTcgtcttcttccttcttcttccacATCTTCACTCTCAGTCACCAATCCGGCGGCCCGTGGAGGACGAACCGCGGCGGTGGAATCTTCGAGTATCCGGTCAGCGAAGGCCGGCAGGGGTTTTGATCGGTCAACGCCGCCGCGATTTGGGAAATTTAGGGATTCGCGCTTTTTTATGAGGAGGAAGACGACTCTCTGAGCGCGGCGGGAAATGATGTTCTCGGCGAGCAAGGCCGGGGTGGTTCTACTAGTCTCGGcctttcttcttcaaattTACAAGCTCTCCGCCAACGTCGAAGGTCTGTGTGCTCTTTCTgctctgctctctctctctggtttTGGTTATTGACTTTGTGGTGACTCGTTGACTCACACTCTCTGAGTTGAGCAGGTGACGCACTGAACGCGTTGAAGAGCAGCTTGGCGGATCCTAACAATGTGCTGCAGAGCTGGGATCCTACTCTGGTCAATCCCTGCACCTGGTTTCACGTCACCTGCAATAGCGAGAACAGCGTCACCAGAGTGTGAGTAGTACAACCTAGCTAGCCTTGTTTGTCTTGTTCCGTTGCGAAAAGAGATGTATTGATTTATATGTGCTTGTGTTCTGTAATCAGTGATCTCGGAAATGCTAATCTCTCTGGTACGCTGGTGACGCAGCTCGGCTCGCTCCCCAACTTACAGTACTTGTGAGTTTGTTTTCAGCTCTAATTGTTTGAAtatgtgttttatttttcGAAATTATGTGCATCGGAGTCGATTTGTTTTGCTTGGAATGTGGAACTGATTTGTAGATTTGAATGGCTCTTGGTTGACAGGGAGCTGTATAGCAATAACATAACTGGACCTATTCCAGTCGAGCTTGGCAGTTTGCAAAACTTGGTCAGTTTGGATCTTTACTTGAACAAATTAGATGGTGGCATTCCGGACACACTTGGAAATCTTGGAAAGCTGCGTTTCCTGTATGATCTCACTTCCTTTCTCTCAAAATTAGAACAGATGCCATAAATATAGCTAGCTTATTTCCATTGTCATATTGCGTTAAAATTTATAATGTAAATGGCCAAGGATGCAAAGTTGAGTTGAGTAATACCAGCATCTCCCCTCTCTGTGTTGTAAGTAGAATTAGTGAGGAAAGTAGGCAAAAGTTGATGTGTTACAGAAaggaaaatattatttagaaAATCTGTTGTGAGTGGTTGGATCATACTAGATGGA containing:
- the LOC126794984 gene encoding pumilio homolog 12-like, which encodes MPSSTIVGDGGLSTLEQEYYSERLNQYAFLMAEQYMRQSNLNTANSGILNPHSWNRNNSNSSRTSSQSIFGDQLGREINQIRSSSSQRNGVNRGSRFATGSRFANGVGRQRFGQEERGQGLNLMSTKNQRPGNGSTRQHIPSYYSVPLEELRGKIAFVAKDHVGCRFLRKKIEEGKTEEIDMIFNEVMNEGHDHLHELMVDQFGTDFIQKLVEGTNREGRAKMLDAVMSDERKLKDLCNDHHGSRALQKLLERIETREQQSSFTRILKRITVPLCKTQPGHYVIQVCLKNFSPDCLKSVLELVLDNCIALAKDRFGCCLVQNIVEYGYTEAKERVVADITEHARVLCEDPFGNYVVQFLIGLKVPRVTADILGQLQGYFVNLSMNKHGSPVVEKSMKEAGEENANMIIHELMNSSEFLNVLQNPYGNYVAQSALAVSKGSVHNDLVNIIRSNYPHLHSHLYGKRVLDKTRNRHRA